The following proteins are co-located in the Colius striatus isolate bColStr4 chromosome 6, bColStr4.1.hap1, whole genome shotgun sequence genome:
- the FRMD6 gene encoding FERM domain-containing protein 6 isoform X1: MNKLPFHNNRVMQDRRSVCIFLPNDDSLNIIINVKILCHELLVQVCDLLRLKDCHLFGLSVIQNNEHVYMDLAQKLYKYCPKEWKKEASKVSGEVLHGELTAVRPPLSPLQGIDQFGPPMIIHFRVQYYVENGRLISDRTARYYYYWHLRKQVLHSQCALREEAYFLLTAFALQADLGDFKRNKHYGKYFEPEAYFPAWVVAKRGKDYILKHVPNMHKDQFALTASEAHLKYIKEAVRLDDVAVHYYRLYKDKREVEASLTLGLTTRGIQIFQNLDEEKQLLYDFPWTNVGKLVFVGKKFEILPDGLPSARKLIYYTGCPLRSRHLLQLLSSSHRLYMNLQPVLRQVRRLEENEEKKQYRESYISDTLDLDMEQLEKRSRASGSSAGSARHKRLSRHSTASHGSSHTSGIEADPKPREMGPEDAFSGAGAHRKLKTCSSMTSHGSSHTSGVESGGKDRLEEDSQDDEIEMLVDDPRELEQAGEMEVSPDMCVYITEDMLLSRKFNGHSGLIVKEISSSTSSSSETVVKLRGQSTDSLPQTTCRKPKTSTDRHSLSLDDIRLYQKDFLQLANLCQDTAQSYTFGCPHGLEEEGLYCNGCLAQQCINIQETFPVKRTSKYFSLDLTHDEVPEFVV, translated from the exons ATGAACAAACTGCCCTTCCACAACAACAGAGTCATGCAGGACCGCCGCAGCGTTTGCATCTTCCTCCCCAACGACGACTCCCTCAACATCATCATCAAC gTGAAGATTTTGTGCCATGAGTTATTGGTGCAGGTGTGTGACCTCCTGAGGCTGAAGGACTGTCACCTCTTTGGGCTCAGCGTCATACAGA ACAATGAGCACGTGTACATGGACCTGGCCCAGAAACTCTACAAGTACTGCCCCAAGGAGTGGAAGAAGGAGGCCAGCAAGGTCAGCGGTGAGGTCTTGCATGGAGAGCTGACGGCAGTAAGGCCACCTCTGTCCCCGTTGCAG GGGATCGACCAGTTTGGCCCTCCCATGATCATCCACTTCCGTGTGCAGTACTATGTGGAGAACGGCAGGCTGATCAG tgACCGCACGGCACGTTACTACTACTACTGGCACCTGCGGAAGCAAGTGCTGCACTCGCAGTGCGCGCTGCGCGAGGAGGCCTACTTCCTGCTCACCGCCTTCGCCCTCCAGGCCGACCTGGGCGACTTCAAACGCAACAAGCACTACGGGAAGTACTTTGAGCCCGAAGCCTATTTCCCTGCCTGG GTGGTTGCAAAGAGGGGCAAAGACTACATCCTGAAGCATGTCCCAAACATGCACAAGGATCAGTTTGCCCTGACAGCCTCTGAGGCCCACCTGAAGTACATCAAGGAGGCTGTTCGGCTGGATGACGTGGCTGTGCACTACTACAGGCTGTACAAG gaCAAGAGGGAGGTGGAAGCCTCCCTGACACTGGGGCTGACAACACGGGGCATCCAGATCTTCCAG AATTTGGATGAAGAGAAACAGCTGCTCTATGACTTCCCCTGGACAAACGTGGGGAAACTGGTGTTTGTG GGTAAGAAGTTTGAGATCCTGCCAGATGGGCTGCCCTCGGCCCGGAAGCTCATCTACTACACGGGCTGCCCGCTGCGCTCCCGccacctcctgcagctgctcagcagcagccaccgGCTCTACATGAACCTGCAGCCTGTCCTGCGCCAGGTCCGCAGGCTGGAGGAGAACGAGG AGAAGAAGCAGTACCGCGAGTCCTACATCAGCGACACGCTGGACCTGGACatggagcagctggagaagcGGTCGCGGGCCagcggcagcagcgccggcagcgcgcGGCACAAGCGGCTCTCCCGGCACTCCACCGCCAGCCacggcagctcccacacctcgGGCATCGAGGCCGACCCCAAACCCAGGGAGATGGGGCCCGAGGATGCCTTCTCGGGTGCCGGCGCCCACCGCAAGCTGAAGACGTGCAGCTCCATGACGAGCCacggcagctcccacacctctGGGGTGGAGAGCGGGGGCAAGGACCGGCTGGAGGAGGACTCCCAGGATGATG AAATCGAGATGCTGGTGGATGACCCCCgggagctggagcaggctgGAGAGATGGAGGTGAGCCCTGACATGTGCGTCTACATCACGGAGGACATGCTGCTGTCACGCAAGTTCAACGGGCACTCAG GGCTTATTGTGAAAGAGATCAGCTCCTCCACCTCCAGCTCCTCGGAGACGGTGGTGAAGCTCCGAGGGCAGAGCACTGACTCCTTACCACAG ACAACGTGCAGGAAACCGAAGACGTCGACGGACCGGCACAGCCTGAGCCTGGACGACATTCGGCTCTACCAGAAGGACTTCTTGCAGCTGGCCAACCTCTGCCAGGATACAGCCCAGAGCTACACCTTTGGCTGCCCCCACGGGCTGGAGGAGGAAGGGCTCTACTGCAACGGCTGCTTGGCCCAGCAGTGCATCAACATCCAGGAGACCTTCCCCGTCAAAAGAACCAGCAAATACTTCTCCTTGGATCTCACCCACGACGAAGTCCCCGAGTTCGTCGTCTGA
- the FRMD6 gene encoding FERM domain-containing protein 6 isoform X3 produces the protein MNKLPFHNNRVMQDRRSVCIFLPNDDSLNIIINVKILCHELLVQVCDLLRLKDCHLFGLSVIQNNEHVYMDLAQKLYKYCPKEWKKEASKGIDQFGPPMIIHFRVQYYVENGRLISDRTARYYYYWHLRKQVLHSQCALREEAYFLLTAFALQADLGDFKRNKHYGKYFEPEAYFPAWVVAKRGKDYILKHVPNMHKDQFALTASEAHLKYIKEAVRLDDVAVHYYRLYKDKREVEASLTLGLTTRGIQIFQNLDEEKQLLYDFPWTNVGKLVFVGKKFEILPDGLPSARKLIYYTGCPLRSRHLLQLLSSSHRLYMNLQPVLRQVRRLEENEEKKQYRESYISDTLDLDMEQLEKRSRASGSSAGSARHKRLSRHSTASHGSSHTSGIEADPKPREMGPEDAFSGAGAHRKLKTCSSMTSHGSSHTSGVESGGKDRLEEDSQDDEIEMLVDDPRELEQAGEMEVSPDMCVYITEDMLLSRKFNGHSGLIVKEISSSTSSSSETVVKLRGQSTDSLPQTTCRKPKTSTDRHSLSLDDIRLYQKDFLQLANLCQDTAQSYTFGCPHGLEEEGLYCNGCLAQQCINIQETFPVKRTSKYFSLDLTHDEVPEFVV, from the exons ATGAACAAACTGCCCTTCCACAACAACAGAGTCATGCAGGACCGCCGCAGCGTTTGCATCTTCCTCCCCAACGACGACTCCCTCAACATCATCATCAAC gTGAAGATTTTGTGCCATGAGTTATTGGTGCAGGTGTGTGACCTCCTGAGGCTGAAGGACTGTCACCTCTTTGGGCTCAGCGTCATACAGA ACAATGAGCACGTGTACATGGACCTGGCCCAGAAACTCTACAAGTACTGCCCCAAGGAGTGGAAGAAGGAGGCCAGCAAG GGGATCGACCAGTTTGGCCCTCCCATGATCATCCACTTCCGTGTGCAGTACTATGTGGAGAACGGCAGGCTGATCAG tgACCGCACGGCACGTTACTACTACTACTGGCACCTGCGGAAGCAAGTGCTGCACTCGCAGTGCGCGCTGCGCGAGGAGGCCTACTTCCTGCTCACCGCCTTCGCCCTCCAGGCCGACCTGGGCGACTTCAAACGCAACAAGCACTACGGGAAGTACTTTGAGCCCGAAGCCTATTTCCCTGCCTGG GTGGTTGCAAAGAGGGGCAAAGACTACATCCTGAAGCATGTCCCAAACATGCACAAGGATCAGTTTGCCCTGACAGCCTCTGAGGCCCACCTGAAGTACATCAAGGAGGCTGTTCGGCTGGATGACGTGGCTGTGCACTACTACAGGCTGTACAAG gaCAAGAGGGAGGTGGAAGCCTCCCTGACACTGGGGCTGACAACACGGGGCATCCAGATCTTCCAG AATTTGGATGAAGAGAAACAGCTGCTCTATGACTTCCCCTGGACAAACGTGGGGAAACTGGTGTTTGTG GGTAAGAAGTTTGAGATCCTGCCAGATGGGCTGCCCTCGGCCCGGAAGCTCATCTACTACACGGGCTGCCCGCTGCGCTCCCGccacctcctgcagctgctcagcagcagccaccgGCTCTACATGAACCTGCAGCCTGTCCTGCGCCAGGTCCGCAGGCTGGAGGAGAACGAGG AGAAGAAGCAGTACCGCGAGTCCTACATCAGCGACACGCTGGACCTGGACatggagcagctggagaagcGGTCGCGGGCCagcggcagcagcgccggcagcgcgcGGCACAAGCGGCTCTCCCGGCACTCCACCGCCAGCCacggcagctcccacacctcgGGCATCGAGGCCGACCCCAAACCCAGGGAGATGGGGCCCGAGGATGCCTTCTCGGGTGCCGGCGCCCACCGCAAGCTGAAGACGTGCAGCTCCATGACGAGCCacggcagctcccacacctctGGGGTGGAGAGCGGGGGCAAGGACCGGCTGGAGGAGGACTCCCAGGATGATG AAATCGAGATGCTGGTGGATGACCCCCgggagctggagcaggctgGAGAGATGGAGGTGAGCCCTGACATGTGCGTCTACATCACGGAGGACATGCTGCTGTCACGCAAGTTCAACGGGCACTCAG GGCTTATTGTGAAAGAGATCAGCTCCTCCACCTCCAGCTCCTCGGAGACGGTGGTGAAGCTCCGAGGGCAGAGCACTGACTCCTTACCACAG ACAACGTGCAGGAAACCGAAGACGTCGACGGACCGGCACAGCCTGAGCCTGGACGACATTCGGCTCTACCAGAAGGACTTCTTGCAGCTGGCCAACCTCTGCCAGGATACAGCCCAGAGCTACACCTTTGGCTGCCCCCACGGGCTGGAGGAGGAAGGGCTCTACTGCAACGGCTGCTTGGCCCAGCAGTGCATCAACATCCAGGAGACCTTCCCCGTCAAAAGAACCAGCAAATACTTCTCCTTGGATCTCACCCACGACGAAGTCCCCGAGTTCGTCGTCTGA
- the FRMD6 gene encoding FERM domain-containing protein 6 isoform X2, with protein MNKLPFHNNRVMQDRRSVCIFLPNDDSLNIIINVKILCHELLVQVCDLLRLKDCHLFGLSVIQNNEHVYMDLAQKLYKYCPKEWKKEASKVSGEVLHGELTAGIDQFGPPMIIHFRVQYYVENGRLISDRTARYYYYWHLRKQVLHSQCALREEAYFLLTAFALQADLGDFKRNKHYGKYFEPEAYFPAWVVAKRGKDYILKHVPNMHKDQFALTASEAHLKYIKEAVRLDDVAVHYYRLYKDKREVEASLTLGLTTRGIQIFQNLDEEKQLLYDFPWTNVGKLVFVGKKFEILPDGLPSARKLIYYTGCPLRSRHLLQLLSSSHRLYMNLQPVLRQVRRLEENEEKKQYRESYISDTLDLDMEQLEKRSRASGSSAGSARHKRLSRHSTASHGSSHTSGIEADPKPREMGPEDAFSGAGAHRKLKTCSSMTSHGSSHTSGVESGGKDRLEEDSQDDEIEMLVDDPRELEQAGEMEVSPDMCVYITEDMLLSRKFNGHSGLIVKEISSSTSSSSETVVKLRGQSTDSLPQTTCRKPKTSTDRHSLSLDDIRLYQKDFLQLANLCQDTAQSYTFGCPHGLEEEGLYCNGCLAQQCINIQETFPVKRTSKYFSLDLTHDEVPEFVV; from the exons ATGAACAAACTGCCCTTCCACAACAACAGAGTCATGCAGGACCGCCGCAGCGTTTGCATCTTCCTCCCCAACGACGACTCCCTCAACATCATCATCAAC gTGAAGATTTTGTGCCATGAGTTATTGGTGCAGGTGTGTGACCTCCTGAGGCTGAAGGACTGTCACCTCTTTGGGCTCAGCGTCATACAGA ACAATGAGCACGTGTACATGGACCTGGCCCAGAAACTCTACAAGTACTGCCCCAAGGAGTGGAAGAAGGAGGCCAGCAAGGTCAGCGGTGAGGTCTTGCATGGAGAGCTGACGGCA GGGATCGACCAGTTTGGCCCTCCCATGATCATCCACTTCCGTGTGCAGTACTATGTGGAGAACGGCAGGCTGATCAG tgACCGCACGGCACGTTACTACTACTACTGGCACCTGCGGAAGCAAGTGCTGCACTCGCAGTGCGCGCTGCGCGAGGAGGCCTACTTCCTGCTCACCGCCTTCGCCCTCCAGGCCGACCTGGGCGACTTCAAACGCAACAAGCACTACGGGAAGTACTTTGAGCCCGAAGCCTATTTCCCTGCCTGG GTGGTTGCAAAGAGGGGCAAAGACTACATCCTGAAGCATGTCCCAAACATGCACAAGGATCAGTTTGCCCTGACAGCCTCTGAGGCCCACCTGAAGTACATCAAGGAGGCTGTTCGGCTGGATGACGTGGCTGTGCACTACTACAGGCTGTACAAG gaCAAGAGGGAGGTGGAAGCCTCCCTGACACTGGGGCTGACAACACGGGGCATCCAGATCTTCCAG AATTTGGATGAAGAGAAACAGCTGCTCTATGACTTCCCCTGGACAAACGTGGGGAAACTGGTGTTTGTG GGTAAGAAGTTTGAGATCCTGCCAGATGGGCTGCCCTCGGCCCGGAAGCTCATCTACTACACGGGCTGCCCGCTGCGCTCCCGccacctcctgcagctgctcagcagcagccaccgGCTCTACATGAACCTGCAGCCTGTCCTGCGCCAGGTCCGCAGGCTGGAGGAGAACGAGG AGAAGAAGCAGTACCGCGAGTCCTACATCAGCGACACGCTGGACCTGGACatggagcagctggagaagcGGTCGCGGGCCagcggcagcagcgccggcagcgcgcGGCACAAGCGGCTCTCCCGGCACTCCACCGCCAGCCacggcagctcccacacctcgGGCATCGAGGCCGACCCCAAACCCAGGGAGATGGGGCCCGAGGATGCCTTCTCGGGTGCCGGCGCCCACCGCAAGCTGAAGACGTGCAGCTCCATGACGAGCCacggcagctcccacacctctGGGGTGGAGAGCGGGGGCAAGGACCGGCTGGAGGAGGACTCCCAGGATGATG AAATCGAGATGCTGGTGGATGACCCCCgggagctggagcaggctgGAGAGATGGAGGTGAGCCCTGACATGTGCGTCTACATCACGGAGGACATGCTGCTGTCACGCAAGTTCAACGGGCACTCAG GGCTTATTGTGAAAGAGATCAGCTCCTCCACCTCCAGCTCCTCGGAGACGGTGGTGAAGCTCCGAGGGCAGAGCACTGACTCCTTACCACAG ACAACGTGCAGGAAACCGAAGACGTCGACGGACCGGCACAGCCTGAGCCTGGACGACATTCGGCTCTACCAGAAGGACTTCTTGCAGCTGGCCAACCTCTGCCAGGATACAGCCCAGAGCTACACCTTTGGCTGCCCCCACGGGCTGGAGGAGGAAGGGCTCTACTGCAACGGCTGCTTGGCCCAGCAGTGCATCAACATCCAGGAGACCTTCCCCGTCAAAAGAACCAGCAAATACTTCTCCTTGGATCTCACCCACGACGAAGTCCCCGAGTTCGTCGTCTGA